A window from Patescibacteria group bacterium encodes these proteins:
- the fmt gene encoding methionyl-tRNA formyltransferase, which yields MSQKQRMKEKFKVVFFGTPEFAVPSLKSLIRNNYQVIACVTRPDKPRGRHLKFRFSPVKKLAQKHNLKILQPTKINSPDFLKELKEIKPALFVVVAFGKILPKKIIDLPMFGTLNLHASLLPRYRGASPIHYALLNGDKKTGVTIMKMDEHMDTGPVVSQLEIDIQKKDNLSTLHDKLAQEGAQLLVNTLPDYFSYNINLKKQDESQATYTKVLKKEDGRINWSKSAKKIESKVRAFNPWPGAFTYYQNNLIKIKEGQTTGQASSKKPGYLFYKKNKILVTTDTNLFEIKKIQLAGKKALTASEFINGQKEFDGVYLN from the coding sequence ATGTCTCAAAAACAAAGAATGAAAGAAAAATTTAAAGTTGTATTTTTTGGTACTCCTGAATTTGCAGTTCCCTCTCTAAAATCATTAATAAGAAATAATTATCAGGTTATCGCCTGTGTCACCCGGCCTGATAAACCAAGGGGTCGGCATTTAAAGTTTAGATTTTCACCGGTCAAAAAATTAGCTCAAAAGCATAACCTCAAAATATTACAACCCACCAAAATAAATAGTCCTGACTTTCTTAAAGAGCTAAAAGAGATAAAGCCGGCTCTTTTTGTAGTGGTAGCCTTTGGTAAAATACTGCCAAAAAAGATTATCGATTTACCGATGTTTGGCACTTTAAATCTTCATGCTTCTCTGTTGCCCAGATACCGTGGCGCCTCACCCATTCATTATGCTCTTTTAAATGGAGATAAAAAAACTGGAGTCACCATTATGAAAATGGACGAACATATGGACACCGGACCGGTTGTCAGTCAGCTGGAAATAGATATTCAAAAAAAAGATAATTTATCTACTCTTCATGATAAGTTAGCCCAAGAAGGAGCCCAACTTCTAGTTAACACTTTACCGGACTATTTTTCCTATAATATTAATTTAAAAAAACAAGACGAGAGCCAAGCTACTTATACCAAGGTTTTAAAAAAAGAAGATGGACGTATTAACTGGTCAAAATCAGCAAAAAAAATTGAAAGTAAAGTTCGAGCCTTTAATCCCTGGCCTGGTGCTTTTACCTATTACCAAAATAATTTAATTAAAATAAAAGAAGGCCAAACTACTGGCCAAGCTAGCTCAAAAAAACCAGGCTATCTCTTTTATAAAAAAAACAAAATTTTAGTCACCACCGACACTAATCTTTTTGAAATAAAGAAAATTCAGCTAGCTGGTAAAAAAGCTTTGACTGCCTCTGAATTTATAAACGGCCAAAAAGAATTTGACGGGGTATACCTTAACTAA
- the def gene encoding peptide deformylase, with translation MTKLNIRLKGDKILRQKAEPIKNPQKKDIQKLAQNMTKTMNQENGIGLAAPQVGLSKRLICVKNKDGDLILINPKITKKSWLKNMAEEGCLSIPGVFGPVKRHKSIIVKAKNLKNKSIKFKAKGLLARVIQHEVDHLNGILFIDKIEKNVSKTKNERKI, from the coding sequence ATGACAAAACTAAATATTAGGTTAAAGGGTGATAAAATATTACGCCAAAAAGCTGAACCCATAAAAAATCCTCAAAAAAAAGATATACAAAAACTGGCCCAGAATATGACTAAAACTATGAATCAAGAGAATGGTATTGGTTTGGCGGCCCCTCAAGTCGGTCTATCTAAGAGGTTAATTTGTGTGAAGAATAAAGACGGTGATCTTATACTAATAAACCCTAAAATTACAAAAAAATCCTGGCTAAAAAACATGGCTGAAGAAGGCTGTCTTTCTATTCCAGGAGTGTTCGGCCCGGTTAAAAGACATAAAAGTATAATAGTGAAAGCTAAGAATTTAAAAAATAAATCTATAAAATTTAAAGCTAAGGGTTTATTGGCCCGAGTAATTCAGCATGAAGTGGATCATTTAAACGGAATTCTTTTTATTGATAAAATAGAAAAAAATGTCTCAAAAACAAAGAATGAAAGAAAAATTTAA
- the priA gene encoding primosomal protein N', with protein sequence MFAQIIPLRKLPKSIDYFDYKVPKKLSKKIKIGQVVLIPFRRQKIKGIVINFKKTSNFKKVRAILNIIIDKPVINKNQIKLAKFISQYYFVSLSLIIKKIIPPLLKRPRPASKKGAEIKYKKIKKTKLDISSSIKNKKALFEYKQMEEKYKLYLNLIKEDKNQTLIVFPQIPDIYNFYQYLNKTWRKKTAIINHQLSDSQLYHIYEKVAQGKIKVILGTSLAFFLPYKNLKTVVIDEEDNKNHKQYDQNPRFHNKIVAEKIFSLYKTRLILTSACPNITTYFQAKKGRYKLYKSKEKAKPKSTLVDLTRSNRGGKSFLSIFLKNEIENKLNDKKKILLLNNRKGFSRTSVCRDCGYTANCPDCQIPLTQHKKSSGYYLLCHRCGFQRKMILKCPNCGSAEISSLGLGQEKIFEEISNLFPKVKITKISSQSETSQYLKKSEIVISTFIALSRFIKNKFGLIVLVNADQILNLPDYRSSEKTFQLLFNLNCLARYNQADFIIQTYSAKNSSFKYFPNRYENFFRQELKNRKLLNYPPYSQLIKLSSQAQSPYQAKKEALDIHHKISNKFSSLSLSPPLPAFRLKRFDRYFYNIILKLPKNIKHKKLQSIIKLVPDHWLIDRNPENLL encoded by the coding sequence ATGTTCGCTCAAATTATTCCTTTAAGAAAATTACCTAAATCTATCGACTATTTTGATTATAAAGTACCCAAAAAATTATCTAAAAAAATAAAAATTGGGCAGGTTGTTTTAATACCTTTCCGACGTCAAAAAATAAAAGGAATAGTTATTAATTTTAAAAAAACTTCTAACTTTAAAAAGGTGAGGGCTATTTTAAATATTATTATTGATAAACCAGTTATTAATAAAAACCAAATTAAACTGGCAAAATTTATTTCTCAATATTATTTTGTTTCTCTTTCACTAATAATAAAAAAAATAATCCCCCCGCTTTTAAAAAGGCCTCGCCCGGCCAGTAAAAAAGGTGCGGAAATAAAATATAAAAAAATAAAAAAGACCAAACTTGATATTTCCTCCTCGATAAAAAATAAAAAAGCTCTTTTCGAATATAAGCAAATGGAAGAAAAATATAAGCTTTATCTTAATTTAATAAAAGAAGATAAAAACCAAACGCTTATTGTCTTTCCCCAAATTCCGGATATTTATAATTTTTATCAATACTTAAATAAAACTTGGAGAAAAAAGACAGCTATTATTAATCATCAACTTTCTGACAGTCAGCTCTATCATATTTATGAAAAAGTGGCCCAAGGCAAAATTAAAGTTATCCTGGGCACTTCTCTGGCCTTTTTTCTTCCTTATAAAAATTTAAAGACCGTGGTTATTGATGAGGAAGATAATAAAAATCACAAACAATATGACCAAAATCCTCGCTTCCATAATAAAATAGTGGCCGAAAAGATATTTTCTCTTTATAAAACCAGGCTAATCTTAACCTCAGCTTGTCCTAATATAACCACTTATTTTCAAGCTAAAAAAGGCCGTTACAAATTATATAAAAGTAAAGAAAAGGCTAAGCCAAAATCAACTCTAGTTGATTTAACTCGTTCTAATAGAGGCGGAAAATCCTTTCTCTCAATCTTCCTTAAAAATGAAATAGAAAATAAACTAAACGATAAGAAAAAAATTCTGCTTTTAAACAACCGTAAAGGATTTTCCCGCACTTCAGTTTGCCGCGACTGCGGCTATACAGCTAATTGCCCGGACTGCCAAATACCTTTGACCCAACATAAAAAATCTTCCGGGTATTATCTCCTCTGCCACCGCTGTGGTTTTCAAAGAAAAATGATATTAAAATGCCCTAATTGTGGATCGGCTGAAATATCCAGTCTGGGTCTAGGCCAGGAGAAAATCTTTGAAGAAATATCTAATCTCTTTCCAAAAGTTAAAATTACAAAAATAAGCAGTCAGTCTGAAACATCCCAATATTTAAAAAAATCTGAAATTGTTATTTCTACCTTTATAGCTTTAAGTCGATTTATAAAAAACAAATTTGGATTAATTGTCCTTGTAAACGCTGACCAAATTCTTAATTTACCAGATTATCGCTCCAGTGAAAAAACTTTTCAATTACTCTTTAATCTCAACTGCTTGGCCAGATACAATCAGGCCGATTTTATAATCCAAACTTATTCAGCTAAAAATTCATCATTTAAATATTTTCCTAACCGTTATGAAAATTTTTTCCGCCAGGAATTAAAAAATCGTAAATTGCTCAACTACCCGCCTTATAGTCAGCTTATTAAGCTTTCCTCTCAGGCACAAAGTCCTTATCAGGCTAAAAAAGAAGCTCTTGATATACATCATAAAATATCAAATAAATTCTCTTCTCTCAGTCTTTCCCCGCCTCTGCCGGCTTTTAGACTAAAAAGGTTTGATCGTTATTTTTACAATATAATTTTAAAACTTCCAAAAAATATTAAGCATAAAAAATTACAATCAATTATTAAATTAGTTCCTGACCATTGGCTTATCGACCGCAATCCTGAGAATTTATTATAA
- the amrA gene encoding AmmeMemoRadiSam system protein A, whose amino-acid sequence MDQYIKLAKKSIKSHLAGQTLKVEVKKLPQEMTQKRAGVFVSLHKKDSGHLRGCIGTFLPTKDNLAQEIIDNARAAAFSDPRFPALKKDELDNLKIKVDVLNPPQLVKSKKELDPQKYGIIVKNKLGQVGLLLPDIAGIKTRQEQLSVAGQKAGFSPEENNYQIYRFTVTRHQ is encoded by the coding sequence ATGGACCAGTATATTAAACTAGCTAAAAAAAGTATAAAATCACATTTAGCCGGCCAAACCTTGAAAGTTGAAGTCAAAAAACTACCTCAAGAAATGACTCAAAAAAGAGCCGGTGTTTTTGTCTCTCTGCATAAAAAAGACAGCGGCCATTTAAGAGGCTGCATTGGCACTTTTTTGCCGACTAAAGATAATCTAGCTCAGGAAATTATTGATAACGCCAGAGCGGCCGCTTTTTCTGACCCTCGCTTTCCGGCTCTTAAAAAAGATGAGCTTGATAATCTTAAAATAAAAGTGGATGTGCTAAATCCACCCCAATTAGTTAAGTCAAAAAAAGAGCTTGATCCGCAAAAATATGGGATTATAGTTAAAAATAAATTAGGTCAAGTCGGACTGCTTTTACCAGATATAGCAGGTATTAAGACCAGGCAAGAGCAATTATCTGTAGCCGGCCAAAAGGCCGGTTTTAGTCCGGAAGAGAATAATTATCAAATTTATCGTTTTACAGTAACCAGACATCAATAA
- a CDS encoding coenzyme F420-0:L-glutamate ligase: MKLIPIKTKILKPGEKVFDLFLKHNKYKIKNGDIIALASKIVSYEQENLVELKKIKATKKAKILAKKYELSPEFCQLVIDESDKIIGGVKKALLTLKDGLVLANAGLDHSNVKKGLAALWPSSRHLYLDKLRKAFESHYKPKIGLIMVDSHCSPLRQGTTGLAIAISGFKGTINEKGKHDLFKNKMEITYHNIADDLAAAANGLMGERNQKIPFVIIKNFKIKKSNLKASKLSKELLIKPSSCLFRHYHVK; this comes from the coding sequence ATGAAATTAATTCCTATAAAAACTAAAATACTCAAGCCAGGAGAAAAAGTTTTTGATCTTTTTTTAAAACATAACAAATATAAAATTAAAAACGGAGATATCATAGCTCTGGCTTCAAAAATTGTTTCCTATGAACAAGAAAACCTGGTTGAACTAAAAAAAATTAAAGCGACAAAAAAAGCTAAAATCCTGGCTAAAAAATATGAGCTATCACCAGAATTTTGTCAGTTAGTTATAGATGAATCTGATAAAATAATTGGCGGGGTAAAAAAAGCCCTTTTAACCCTTAAAGACGGTTTGGTTTTAGCTAATGCCGGCCTTGATCATTCAAACGTAAAAAAAGGCCTAGCGGCTCTTTGGCCTTCTAGCCGACATCTATACCTTGATAAACTTAGAAAAGCCTTTGAGAGCCACTATAAGCCTAAAATCGGCCTGATTATGGTTGATTCACACTGTTCTCCTCTCAGACAGGGCACTACTGGACTGGCTATAGCTATATCAGGATTTAAGGGTACTATTAACGAAAAAGGTAAACATGACCTTTTTAAAAATAAAATGGAAATAACTTATCATAATATTGCTGATGACTTAGCGGCCGCTGCTAATGGCCTAATGGGAGAAAGAAACCAAAAAATACCCTTTGTTATTATTAAAAACTTTAAAATTAAAAAAAGTAATCTAAAAGCTTCTAAACTTTCTAAAGAACTCCTTATAAAACCTAGCTCTTGCCTTTTTCGTCATTATCATGTAAAATAA
- the amrB gene encoding AmmeMemoRadiSam system protein B, with translation MLVFSSICPHPPLLIPEIGKENIKQVKKTQKAMKELEQIFYARKVDSVVIISPHQDLIPDAFAINLAEKFEVNFKEFGDFSTRLSFKSNISFAHRLKERLEDHRFPSVLINKNNLDHGSGLPLYYLTPHYENLPITPISFSLMDLKTQYDFGKIISDEIHHTNERIAVIASGDLSHRLTESAPAGYSPRGKEFDKKLIEHLQKKETDKIIKMDPVLIEEAGECGLRSIIILLGVLNRKKYNVDILSYEGPFGVGYLVANFPLQ, from the coding sequence ATGCTAGTTTTTTCATCTATTTGTCCGCATCCACCTTTACTTATTCCAGAAATTGGTAAAGAAAACATAAAACAGGTTAAAAAAACTCAAAAAGCCATGAAAGAGCTGGAACAGATTTTTTACGCCCGAAAAGTAGATTCTGTTGTAATAATTTCCCCACATCAAGATTTAATCCCTGATGCCTTTGCCATCAATCTAGCAGAAAAATTTGAAGTTAATTTTAAAGAATTTGGTGATTTCTCGACTCGTTTGTCCTTTAAATCTAATATTTCTTTTGCTCACCGCCTCAAGGAACGTCTGGAAGACCATCGTTTTCCTTCAGTTTTAATTAATAAAAATAACCTGGATCATGGCAGCGGGCTGCCCCTTTACTACCTCACCCCTCATTATGAAAATTTACCGATCACTCCTATTAGTTTTTCTTTGATGGATTTAAAAACTCAATATGATTTTGGTAAGATTATTTCTGACGAAATCCATCATACCAATGAGCGTATAGCCGTTATTGCTTCGGGTGACCTCTCGCACCGATTAACGGAAAGCGCTCCAGCTGGCTATTCACCTCGAGGCAAGGAATTTGATAAAAAATTAATTGAACATTTGCAAAAAAAAGAAACCGACAAAATAATAAAAATGGATCCAGTACTAATTGAAGAAGCCGGAGAATGTGGCTTGCGTTCTATAATAATATTGCTGGGAGTTTTAAATCGTAAAAAATACAATGTTGATATTCTTTCTTATGAAGGGCCTTTTGGCGTCGGCTATTTAGTGGCTAATTTTCCCCTGCAGTAA
- the amrS gene encoding AmmeMemoRadiSam system radical SAM enzyme, producing the protein MKKALLYKKKPDNKVKCQLCNHHCLILPKKRGLCGVRENREGELYSLVYGKAISENIDPIEKKPFFHFLPGTLALSFGTLGCNFRCANCQNWQISQAPRLNKEIFGQDLPPKKIVQEALENDCQSIAYTYTEPTIFFEYALETMKLAHNKGLKNVFVSNGFMTKDCLKIAKPFLDAINIDLKFFDNNKYKKYCHGKPEPILENLKTIKKMGLWLEITTLAIPTLSDQKEMFEKIADFIKTELGEETPWHISRFSGAISHKLDHLPDTPLKTLYQAYDIAQKKGLKYVYLGNVPGDKFENTYCPKCGSLIIERIGYNIKRYDKKGQCPKCQQKINLINK; encoded by the coding sequence ATGAAAAAAGCTTTACTCTATAAAAAAAAGCCAGATAATAAGGTAAAATGCCAGCTGTGTAATCATCACTGCCTGATTTTACCTAAAAAAAGAGGACTTTGTGGTGTTAGAGAAAACAGAGAGGGAGAACTATACTCTTTGGTTTATGGCAAGGCTATTAGCGAAAATATTGACCCGATTGAAAAAAAGCCTTTTTTCCATTTTCTGCCCGGAACCTTGGCTCTCTCATTTGGTACTTTAGGGTGTAATTTTAGGTGTGCTAATTGCCAAAACTGGCAAATATCGCAAGCTCCAAGACTAAACAAAGAAATTTTTGGCCAGGACTTACCGCCAAAGAAAATTGTTCAGGAGGCACTTGAAAATGACTGCCAGTCTATTGCCTATACTTACACTGAACCAACTATATTTTTTGAGTACGCCTTGGAAACTATGAAACTAGCTCATAATAAAGGACTGAAAAATGTTTTTGTTTCTAACGGTTTTATGACTAAAGATTGTTTAAAAATAGCCAAGCCCTTTCTTGACGCCATTAATATTGATTTAAAATTTTTTGATAATAATAAATATAAAAAATACTGCCATGGTAAACCTGAACCAATTTTAGAAAATTTAAAAACTATCAAAAAAATGGGCCTTTGGCTGGAGATTACCACCTTAGCCATACCGACTCTTTCTGACCAAAAAGAAATGTTTGAAAAAATAGCTGATTTTATTAAAACAGAATTAGGAGAAGAAACTCCCTGGCATATCTCAAGATTTTCCGGAGCTATTTCTCATAAACTAGATCACCTGCCGGATACACCACTAAAAACACTTTATCAAGCTTATGATATAGCCCAGAAAAAGGGTCTAAAATATGTTTATTTAGGCAATGTACCCGGAGATAAGTTTGAAAATACTTATTGTCCAAAATGTGGCTCTTTAATTATTGAAAGAATCGGTTATAATATAAAAAGATATGATAAAAAGGGTCAATGTCCAAAATGTCAGCAAAAAATTAATTTAATAAATAAATAA